One window of Candidatus Methylomirabilota bacterium genomic DNA carries:
- a CDS encoding vitamin B12-dependent ribonucleotide reductase, translating to MLGKASESTFHGIEQGVDTTQAFGARPVKDGQWSESALRVLRERYLVRDATGIKETPEEMCWRVAVAIAKAEAQWGRTEAEARQVAESFYEMMVEGKFLPNSPTMMNAGKDNGLQYSACFVLPVDDSMEGIFEAVKRAAIIHQSGGGTGFAFSRLRPKDTLVRSTGGKASGPISFLRVFNAATEAVKQGGTRRGANMGILKVDHPDILEFIDCKLDGGITNFNISVAATETFMDALAKDEVYDLVDPHTKLVTGHLQAREVFQRIVQAAWRTGDPGMVFIDRINASPANPIPQDELIEATNPCGEQPLGPNDACNLGSINLTRFYLASIPVNTLVTERIDWVGLEQVVRTAVRFLDDVIDVNPYPLQDIIEEVRNNRRIGLGVMGWADLLLELGIPYDSNEAVTLGAEIMGFIRRIGHDASEKLAEARGPFPRWGRSIYKGKRPLRNSTVTTIAPTGTISIIVGCSSGIEPIFAVAFRHIVGDRHLTFVNPIFEEIAKRRGFYSEELMRRVAERGTVRGLEGVPEDVQQVFVTAHEIEPAWHVRMQAAFQQQTDNGVSKTINLPNSATPEDIAKAYMMAYELGCLGITVFRDGCKDTQVLHIGTGAQPALSKAEAAEEKEALQASLATGAMGLEERLKVKPRPRTMKGVTYRAETPLGTAFITVNQNGEGEPFEVFASVGKAGSDTSAVSEAIGRLISLVLRLPSPMSPRERVEQIVNQLSGIGGRRQMGFGKDRVRSLPDAIAQVLAEHIGLTEPGVQEMQAALGKATQKAGDMCPDCGSATLVYEEGCQKCYSCGFSEC from the coding sequence ATGCTTGGTAAGGCAAGCGAGTCAACGTTTCACGGGATAGAACAGGGAGTAGACACGACCCAGGCGTTTGGAGCCCGGCCGGTGAAGGATGGACAGTGGAGTGAGTCGGCTCTCCGCGTTCTGAGGGAGCGTTACCTGGTGAGGGACGCGACAGGTATCAAAGAGACACCGGAGGAAATGTGCTGGCGGGTGGCGGTGGCCATCGCCAAGGCCGAAGCGCAGTGGGGTAGAACTGAGGCGGAGGCTCGCCAGGTCGCAGAGTCGTTTTACGAGATGATGGTTGAAGGAAAGTTTCTTCCTAACTCGCCCACGATGATGAATGCCGGCAAAGACAATGGGCTGCAGTATTCGGCCTGTTTTGTGCTTCCGGTCGATGACTCCATGGAGGGGATCTTCGAGGCGGTCAAGAGGGCGGCGATTATCCACCAGTCGGGTGGCGGGACCGGCTTTGCCTTCTCGCGTCTCAGGCCGAAGGATACGCTGGTCAGGTCGACAGGCGGCAAGGCCAGCGGCCCGATCAGCTTTCTTCGAGTCTTCAATGCCGCCACTGAAGCCGTCAAGCAGGGTGGCACCAGGCGAGGCGCCAACATGGGGATTCTTAAGGTGGATCACCCTGACATCCTGGAGTTTATCGACTGCAAGCTGGACGGTGGCATTACTAACTTTAATATCTCGGTGGCTGCCACCGAAACCTTCATGGACGCCCTGGCGAAGGACGAAGTCTATGATCTGGTCGATCCTCACACCAAGCTCGTGACCGGCCATCTTCAGGCTCGAGAGGTCTTTCAGCGGATCGTTCAGGCGGCTTGGCGGACTGGCGATCCAGGAATGGTGTTCATTGATCGAATCAATGCGAGCCCGGCCAATCCGATCCCGCAGGATGAGCTGATCGAAGCCACCAACCCCTGTGGGGAGCAGCCGCTTGGGCCTAATGATGCCTGCAATCTGGGCTCGATCAATCTGACCAGATTTTACCTCGCCTCAATTCCAGTGAACACCCTGGTGACGGAGCGAATCGATTGGGTTGGACTGGAACAGGTCGTACGAACGGCGGTTCGCTTTCTTGACGACGTTATCGACGTGAATCCCTATCCGCTTCAAGACATCATCGAGGAGGTTAGAAACAACCGGCGGATCGGTCTTGGCGTCATGGGGTGGGCCGATCTGCTGCTTGAGCTTGGCATACCATACGATAGCAATGAGGCGGTCACGCTGGGTGCGGAGATTATGGGTTTTATCCGTCGAATCGGCCACGACGCCTCCGAGAAACTGGCGGAGGCGCGGGGGCCGTTTCCGCGTTGGGGACGGAGCATTTACAAGGGTAAGAGGCCGCTCCGCAACTCCACCGTCACGACCATTGCGCCCACCGGGACCATCAGCATCATCGTCGGCTGCTCATCCGGGATTGAGCCGATCTTCGCCGTCGCGTTCAGGCACATCGTCGGCGACCGGCACCTGACCTTCGTCAACCCGATCTTTGAGGAGATCGCGAAGCGGCGCGGCTTCTACAGCGAAGAGCTGATGCGGCGCGTGGCTGAGCGAGGCACGGTTCGCGGGCTTGAAGGCGTACCGGAAGACGTTCAGCAGGTCTTCGTGACGGCCCACGAGATTGAGCCTGCCTGGCACGTGAGAATGCAGGCGGCGTTCCAGCAGCAGACTGACAACGGTGTCTCCAAGACGATCAACCTGCCCAACTCGGCGACGCCTGAGGATATCGCCAAGGCCTATATGATGGCATATGAGCTGGGCTGCCTTGGGATCACGGTCTTCCGCGACGGCTGTAAGGACACGCAGGTCTTGCACATAGGCACGGGCGCTCAGCCTGCGCTGAGCAAAGCCGAGGCAGCTGAGGAGAAGGAAGCTTTACAAGCCAGCCTTGCCACCGGGGCGATGGGTCTGGAGGAAAGACTGAAGGTCAAGCCGAGGCCGCGGACCATGAAGGGCGTCACGTACAGGGCGGAGACGCCGCTTGGGACGGCCTTCATCACCGTGAACCAGAATGGCGAGGGCGAGCCGTTCGAGGTGTTCGCCAGCGTGGGGAAGGCCGGGAGCGACACCTCTGCAGTGTCCGAGGCGATCGGCCGTCTCATCTCGTTAGTCCTGAGGCTGCCGTCACCGATGTCGCCACGGGAGCGGGTCGAGCAGATCGTCAACCAACTCTCCGGCATCGGTGGACGGCGACAGATGGGTTTCGGCAAGGATCGGGTCCGGTCGCTGCCGGATGCCATCGCCCAGGTCCTGGCCGAGCATATCGGCCTCACCGAGCCCGGCGTTCAGGAGATGCAGGCGGCTCTCGGCAAGGCGACCCAGAAAGCAGGCGATATGTGCCCCGACTGTGGCTCGGCCACCCTCGTCTACGAGGAAGGCTGCCAGAAGTGCTACTCCTGCGGCTTCAGCGAGTGCTAG
- a CDS encoding tetratricopeptide repeat protein: MQWSMHTLVISLLLVGRAWGAELTPARSGEADQAYRLGVRLQQEGRMAEAIEAFRSTLRLDPARAVVYVRLKEAYRGRTSDQILMELRQQADQDGTDFVSWNLLGVLYAGQGRWADAITALHRAVQIQPADVDAWTNLGWLSSELQQSEKAREAFRRALTLDPAYGRAHAGLAGLYAEAGRDYDRAIEEYQLALSAEPDNPRYLYDMGWVYYRKGMMDEALKILTEASILSPDDPAGRAKIGWARLRRKEYTVAVEEFERALRAQPHYTFARFGLARALQAEGHDDAAAVEYKRAWQEANNDIYLLYLVKLYLQRNLWVVLLAVVSAMGLTVVWLLRRRGLPQGSEATSGK; this comes from the coding sequence ATGCAATGGTCGATGCATACTCTCGTAATTAGCTTGCTCCTGGTTGGACGCGCCTGGGGAGCTGAACTGACGCCGGCTCGATCCGGTGAGGCCGACCAGGCGTACCGACTTGGCGTACGTCTGCAGCAGGAGGGACGGATGGCGGAGGCGATTGAGGCATTCCGGTCCACCCTTCGACTTGACCCTGCTCGCGCCGTTGTCTATGTGAGGCTCAAGGAGGCGTATCGTGGACGGACCAGCGATCAGATCCTTATGGAGCTCAGGCAGCAGGCTGATCAGGACGGCACCGACTTCGTATCCTGGAATCTGCTCGGTGTTCTGTATGCCGGGCAAGGGCGTTGGGCCGACGCCATAACCGCACTTCATAGAGCGGTGCAGATCCAGCCTGCAGATGTCGATGCATGGACGAATCTCGGATGGCTCTCATCGGAATTACAGCAGAGCGAGAAGGCCCGCGAGGCCTTCCGTCGAGCCCTTACGCTCGATCCTGCCTATGGGCGCGCTCATGCCGGCCTGGCCGGTCTGTATGCGGAGGCAGGACGTGACTACGACAGAGCGATAGAGGAGTATCAACTCGCGTTATCGGCGGAGCCGGATAATCCGCGCTACCTGTACGATATGGGATGGGTCTACTACCGGAAGGGGATGATGGATGAGGCGCTGAAGATCTTGACAGAGGCTTCAATCCTGAGTCCGGACGACCCGGCGGGACGGGCGAAGATCGGGTGGGCGCGGCTCCGGCGGAAGGAGTATACGGTGGCGGTTGAAGAGTTTGAGCGGGCGTTGCGCGCGCAGCCGCACTATACCTTCGCTCGGTTCGGGTTAGCGCGGGCGCTTCAGGCGGAGGGACACGACGATGCGGCCGCTGTGGAATATAAGCGGGCATGGCAGGAGGCCAATAACGATATCTACCTCTTGTATCTTGTCAAGCTCTATCTGCAACGAAACCTTTGGGTTGTGCTCCTGGCAGTGGTATCGGCGATGGGCCTGACGGTGGTGTGGCTCTTACGACGCAGAGGCCTTCCGCAAGGTTCTGAGGCTACATCCGGAAAGTGA
- a CDS encoding AAA family ATPase — protein MSEKTESLRFSSLRLQNWKNFAQIKVDLQNRVFLVGPNAAGKSNVLDVFRFLRDLASPGGGFQEAIRRRGGVSAIRCLAARRYPDIELRVVVEPPQTAIRWEYELAFNQDAQRRARIRKERVVRNGQTLLERPNDDDKQDPARLTQTHIEQVNVNRSFRDLASFFESVRYLHIVPQLVREPDRSVGRSNDPFGGDFLEQIAKTQERTRVARLNRLRNALGVAVPQLAEIEMTRDDRGAPHLRGKYEHWRPQGAWQTEDQFSDGTLRLMGLLWVAMEGGGPLLLEEPELSLHSEIVRYLPQMFARVQRRTGRQIILSTHSPDLLRDEGIGLDEVLLLRPGSEGTEMAPAGAFQEIRDLLQGGMTLADAVIPKTRPAHADQLTLFGDS, from the coding sequence ATGAGTGAAAAGACCGAGTCGCTAAGATTCTCAAGCCTCCGGCTGCAGAACTGGAAGAACTTCGCGCAGATCAAAGTCGATCTCCAGAACCGCGTCTTCCTCGTTGGACCGAACGCCGCCGGAAAATCTAATGTGCTGGACGTCTTCCGCTTCCTGCGGGATCTGGCCTCGCCGGGCGGAGGCTTTCAGGAGGCGATCCGTCGCCGCGGCGGTGTGAGCGCCATCCGGTGTCTCGCCGCGCGCCGCTATCCCGACATCGAGCTTCGCGTCGTCGTTGAGCCGCCCCAGACGGCAATCCGATGGGAGTACGAACTCGCCTTCAATCAGGACGCGCAGCGCCGGGCGCGCATCCGCAAAGAAAGGGTGGTTCGAAACGGGCAGACGCTGCTGGAGCGTCCGAACGATGATGACAAGCAGGACCCGGCGCGATTGACGCAGACGCACATCGAGCAGGTCAACGTCAACCGTTCCTTTCGGGATCTCGCGTCCTTCTTCGAGTCGGTGCGGTATCTGCACATCGTCCCGCAGCTCGTCCGCGAGCCGGACCGCTCGGTCGGACGTTCAAACGATCCCTTCGGTGGCGATTTTCTCGAGCAGATCGCCAAGACCCAGGAAAGAACGCGTGTCGCCCGCCTGAATCGGCTCCGCAACGCGCTGGGCGTGGCCGTTCCCCAGCTCGCAGAGATCGAGATGACGCGGGATGATCGCGGCGCCCCACACCTGCGTGGGAAATACGAGCACTGGCGCCCGCAAGGCGCGTGGCAGACCGAGGATCAGTTTTCCGACGGCACCCTGCGTCTCATGGGACTGTTGTGGGTGGCGATGGAGGGTGGCGGGCCGCTCCTGCTCGAGGAACCGGAGCTGTCGCTTCATTCCGAGATCGTGCGATACCTGCCGCAGATGTTCGCCCGCGTCCAGCGCCGGACGGGAAGGCAGATCATCCTCAGCACCCATTCGCCCGATCTGCTTCGCGATGAGGGCATCGGGCTCGACGAGGTGCTGCTGCTGCGCCCGGGTAGCGAAGGCACCGAGATGGCGCCTGCCGGCGCCTTCCAGGAGATCCGCGACCTTCTTCAAGGTGGGATGACACTCGCCGATGCCGTCATACCCAAAACTCGCCCCGCGCACGCAGACCAACTGACCTTGTTCGGGGATTCGTGA
- a CDS encoding DUF3883 domain-containing protein, whose translation MRVETVQANGPASWVVGLVGTHSERFRKVTLTADEFKRLTVLDARHSFDGDGRLLRLGLQAYALGIAYEFDPYFGLSISRVDPLPHQLEAVYDYLLKLARVRFLLADDAGAGKTIMAGLLIRELELRGLAERILIVCPANLAFQWQRELKEKFDTKFLVLKGQDIRDQFGVNQWLERNRIITSLDLAKRQDILPGLRQVRWDLVIVDEAHRMSAADESHKSLRYRLGELLRDISDHILLLTATPHKGDPQNFSLFLQLLDTDAYADVRSIREAMDRRRAPFYLRRTKEAMVYFPQRRADGTWAAEKIFTKRIPHTVDFHIDGAEFDLYRDVTRFVKRESARAAAEGEDPRARAIGFLMSLYQRRLASSTYAMRHSLDNRARRLEEGIKRAQELARQAPPDLPDPEELEEMEEVERDRLETLLEAITLAGSAEQVREEVQELRRLSAQAQAVEHAGVEAKLSKLKHLLHEQGFFDNPDQRLLLFTEFKDTLDYLLNRLRSWGFRVGCIHGGMKSGSRDEPGTRLHAEQQFREGVIQILVATEAAGEGINLQVCNILFNYDIPWNPNRLEQRMGRIHRYGQRKDCLIFNFVATNTIEGRVLQRLLEKLQEIRDALDDDAVFNVVGEVLPAAHVERVLRDYYAGRLGDADLEERLLRGVDEGQFRAICRNALEGLASKKLNLEMLIERRALAQERRVVPETIARFLREAAEFVPLTLKTFPSLPYTFEPARTPSVLRRYEKDPDWKLPALADRYPRCSTDREAAETNKLEWVTPGHPLFEAIRRHTHAQALDVLGKGATFYSLQHEHPARIDFYRARVVDGLGQVIHERLFAVEISEDGEPRLQEPGLLGNFVPADPCLPAGGAPAETPAVVILPEATTWLHEYVLAPFLEETRRDRLAEVERVSTHVELSLTELLQRADEEIGRAVAEVDQKVAGAEGRLAQAETRHAELLARRDHRRTDLDRQRALTLQAVERLASVLVLPHPEQEAPEVRRLKPNFETEAVAMRVVMEHERAQGRQVYDVSEKNLGYDVTSLDLASGELRLIEVKGLGAATGTILLTPNERRVAEDRPDCFWLYVVTDCDNAPRLQEPICDPARLDWHEVTKVAHYYLSVDAMTRPMLVKEDSASYGGETP comes from the coding sequence ATGCGGGTGGAGACCGTGCAGGCCAATGGCCCTGCGAGCTGGGTGGTGGGGCTGGTCGGCACGCACTCCGAGCGCTTCCGCAAGGTGACACTGACTGCCGACGAGTTCAAGCGCCTCACGGTCCTTGACGCGCGGCACTCCTTTGACGGCGACGGGCGCCTCCTGCGCCTCGGCTTGCAGGCCTACGCCCTGGGCATCGCCTACGAGTTTGATCCGTACTTCGGGCTCTCGATCTCGCGCGTCGATCCGCTCCCGCACCAACTCGAGGCGGTCTACGACTACCTGCTCAAGCTCGCGCGCGTGCGGTTCCTCCTGGCCGACGACGCCGGGGCTGGGAAGACCATCATGGCAGGCCTGCTCATCCGCGAACTCGAGCTGCGCGGCCTCGCCGAACGTATCCTGATCGTCTGCCCGGCCAACCTCGCCTTCCAATGGCAGCGCGAGCTCAAGGAGAAGTTCGACACGAAGTTTCTCGTGCTCAAGGGCCAGGACATCCGCGACCAGTTCGGCGTGAACCAGTGGCTGGAGCGGAACCGGATCATCACGTCCCTCGATCTGGCCAAGCGCCAGGACATCCTGCCAGGGCTGCGCCAGGTCCGCTGGGATCTGGTCATCGTGGACGAGGCGCACCGCATGTCCGCCGCGGACGAGTCGCACAAGAGCCTGCGCTACCGGCTCGGGGAGCTGCTGCGCGACATCTCGGACCACATACTCCTGCTTACGGCGACCCCCCACAAGGGCGATCCTCAGAACTTCAGCCTGTTCCTGCAGCTTCTTGATACCGACGCCTACGCCGACGTGCGGTCGATCCGCGAGGCGATGGACCGCCGCCGGGCGCCCTTCTACCTTCGCCGCACCAAGGAGGCGATGGTCTACTTTCCCCAGCGGCGCGCGGACGGCACCTGGGCCGCCGAGAAGATCTTTACGAAGCGCATCCCCCACACGGTCGACTTTCACATCGACGGGGCAGAGTTCGACCTCTATCGCGACGTGACGCGCTTCGTGAAACGCGAAAGCGCGCGGGCCGCCGCCGAAGGAGAAGACCCGCGCGCCCGCGCGATCGGCTTCCTGATGTCCCTCTACCAGCGACGGCTGGCCTCCAGCACCTACGCCATGCGGCATTCGCTGGACAACCGGGCGCGCCGTCTCGAGGAGGGGATCAAGCGCGCCCAGGAGCTGGCCCGCCAGGCGCCGCCCGATCTTCCCGATCCGGAAGAGCTGGAAGAGATGGAGGAGGTCGAGCGCGACCGGCTCGAAACGCTCCTTGAGGCGATCACGCTGGCCGGAAGCGCCGAGCAGGTGCGCGAGGAGGTGCAGGAGCTGCGGCGACTCTCGGCACAGGCCCAGGCCGTCGAGCATGCCGGCGTCGAGGCCAAGCTCTCGAAACTGAAACATCTGCTCCACGAGCAGGGCTTCTTCGACAACCCCGACCAGCGCCTGCTGCTCTTCACCGAGTTTAAGGACACACTGGATTATCTGCTGAATCGGCTAAGGTCCTGGGGCTTTCGCGTCGGCTGCATTCATGGCGGCATGAAGTCCGGCTCGCGCGACGAGCCGGGGACGCGCCTGCACGCCGAGCAGCAGTTCCGCGAAGGCGTGATCCAGATCCTGGTCGCCACCGAGGCGGCGGGTGAGGGGATCAACCTCCAGGTCTGCAACATCCTCTTCAACTACGACATCCCGTGGAATCCGAACCGCCTCGAGCAGCGGATGGGCCGCATCCATCGCTACGGCCAGCGAAAGGACTGCCTGATCTTCAACTTTGTGGCCACCAACACCATTGAAGGCCGCGTCTTACAGCGGTTGCTCGAGAAACTGCAGGAGATCCGGGATGCCCTGGACGACGACGCGGTGTTCAACGTGGTCGGCGAGGTCCTGCCCGCGGCCCACGTCGAGCGCGTATTGCGCGACTACTATGCCGGGCGCCTCGGCGACGCCGACCTCGAGGAGCGCCTGCTCCGCGGCGTGGACGAGGGGCAATTCCGTGCGATCTGCCGGAATGCCCTGGAGGGACTGGCAAGCAAAAAGCTCAATCTGGAGATGCTGATCGAGCGGCGGGCGCTGGCGCAGGAGCGACGCGTGGTGCCGGAGACGATTGCACGCTTCCTGCGCGAGGCGGCTGAGTTTGTGCCGCTCACGCTCAAGACGTTCCCGAGCTTGCCGTACACCTTCGAGCCGGCGCGGACGCCCTCGGTCCTCCGCCGCTATGAGAAAGATCCGGACTGGAAGCTCCCGGCCCTTGCGGACCGTTATCCGCGCTGTTCGACCGACCGCGAGGCGGCGGAGACGAACAAACTGGAGTGGGTTACGCCCGGCCATCCGTTGTTCGAAGCGATCCGGCGACACACCCACGCGCAGGCGCTTGACGTCCTCGGTAAGGGCGCGACTTTCTACTCGCTTCAGCACGAGCACCCGGCGCGCATCGACTTCTACCGGGCGCGTGTGGTGGATGGACTCGGCCAGGTCATCCATGAGCGACTGTTCGCCGTGGAGATCTCCGAGGACGGTGAACCTCGACTCCAGGAGCCCGGCCTGCTCGGCAACTTTGTGCCTGCGGACCCCTGCCTGCCGGCAGGCGGGGCGCCGGCCGAGACGCCCGCGGTTGTGATCCTTCCCGAGGCGACGACCTGGCTGCACGAGTACGTACTCGCACCGTTCCTCGAGGAGACACGCAGGGACCGCCTGGCCGAGGTCGAGCGGGTCAGCACGCACGTGGAGCTCTCGCTCACCGAGCTGCTCCAGCGAGCGGACGAGGAGATTGGCCGCGCGGTGGCCGAGGTGGACCAGAAGGTCGCCGGGGCGGAGGGACGGCTCGCACAGGCCGAGACGCGCCACGCAGAGCTGCTCGCCCGCCGCGATCATCGCAGGACCGACCTCGATCGCCAACGGGCACTCACGCTTCAGGCTGTGGAGCGGCTCGCGAGCGTCCTTGTGCTGCCCCACCCTGAGCAAGAGGCGCCAGAGGTGCGGCGTCTCAAGCCGAACTTCGAGACCGAGGCCGTCGCGATGCGCGTGGTGATGGAGCACGAGCGGGCGCAGGGCCGGCAGGTCTACGACGTCTCCGAGAAGAATCTGGGCTACGACGTCACGAGCCTCGACTTGGCTTCCGGAGAGCTGCGGCTCATCGAGGTCAAGGGGCTTGGCGCAGCGACCGGCACGATCCTGCTTACGCCCAACGAGCGACGCGTGGCAGAAGACCGTCCCGACTGTTTCTGGCTCTACGTCGTCACCGACTGCGACAATGCGCCGCGACTCCAGGAACCGATCTGCGACCCCGCCCGCCTCGACTGGCACGAGGTCACGAAGGTCGCGCACTACTACCTAAGCGTAGACGCGATGACGAGGCCAATGTTGGTCAAGGAGGATAGCGCGTCATATGGAGGGGAAACGCCATGA